Below is a genomic region from Verrucomicrobiota bacterium JB022.
CGGCGCGAAGGCAAGGCGCGCATCCCGAATGTCGGCCTGCTGGGAACGGCAAAGAAGCTGCAAAAGCCCTCGCTGGACGAGGGTTTCGACGAACTGTGTTACGTAAAGCTGGAAAACGGTGCATTTGTCGTGCAGCCTTGGCAGCCGGATGACCTTTGACGAGCTCGACCAGCGCCTGCGCATCTACGAAACGGCCGACGATTATTGCGTGCTGCCCGGCATCCATATCGTGGTGCGGCTCGACGGGCGTAGCTTTACGCGCCTGACGAAAGAGGTCCACCAATTCGAGGTCCCTTATGATGAACGCTTTCGCGACTGTATGGCGGCGACGGTCGAGCACCTCTTTACCTGCGGCTTCAAGGTGCTCTATGGCTACACCCAGAGCGACGAGATTTCGCTGCTGCTCGACCCGCGCGACGATCTCTTTGGCCGCAAGACACGCAAAATCATCAGCGTGATGGCGGGCGAGGCCAGCGCACGTTTCAGCCTTTCACTCGGCGCTATCGGTGTATTCGATGCCCGCATCAGCCAGCTGCCGCGCGTGCAAGATGTGGCCGACTATTTTCGCTGGCGACAGGAAGACGCTCACCGCAATTCCCTCAACTCGCACTGCTACTGGCTGCTGCGGAAGGAGGGCCAGTCGGTGCAGGATGCGACCAACTTTCTATCCGGGCTCTCCCTTGCGGAGAAAAACGAGGTGCTCTTCCAGCGCGGCATCAACTACAACAACCTGCCCAGCTGGCAAAAGCGCGGGCTCGGCTTTTACTGGGAAGACACCCTTAAAGAGGGCTTCAACCCGAAAACCGGCGAAACCGTCCCTACCTTGCGCAAGCGGCTGAAGCGCGACATGGAGCTGCCGCTCGGGGACGCCTACGACGCGTTTATCCGTGGCTGGCTCGATTAGCTCGAAGCCCTCCCCTTATACTTCCGGACGGTCGAGAAAGCGCTCGATGGCGCGCAGGGTGGCGGTGTGCACGGTAGCAAGCTCAGGCACGATCTGGACGGCTTGAGCTTCGCGTCCTTCGTGGAGCATGGTCTGCATCGTCTCCGCCAGGTGGCCCAGTTGGGCGAGGCCGGCATTGCCCGCAAGGCCTTTGAGGCTGTGCACGTAGGCGGCAGCTTTGGAGAAATCTCGCTGGTTGAAGGCGGATTGAATTTGCCGCATGACGTGGGTCGACTCGCTGAGGGCGATATTCAGCACGCCTTCCATCAGCCCTTCGTCGCGCATCATGCGGTTGAGAACTTCGTCGAAATCGACCAGGGGGCGCGTGGGCACAGCGGTCGGCTGGCGGTGCGCAGCGGCCTCTTGAACCGCCGTTTGCGCGCATAGCCAGCGGTCGAGCACGCTGGCCAGCTCCGGCGGAGAAATGGGTTTGGCGACGTAATCGTCCATGCCCGCCTGCAGGCACTGCTCACGGTCTTCGGGGCGGGCGTGGGCCGTCATGGCGACGATGGGCACCTTGGGGCAGCCGCTGCGCTTTTCCCGCAAGCGAATCGCGCGGGAGGCTTCCAGGCCGTCGAGCTCCGGCATCTGCACGTCCATCAGCACGAGGTCGTAGGGGATGCTGGCGAGCGATTCGAGCGCTTCCACCCCGTTGGCGACCACATCTACGCGCAGGCCGAAGCGATTGAGGATGCCACAGGCGACGGCTTGATTGACATGGTTGTCTTCGGCCAACAATACGCGGGCGCCGCAAGACTGGAGGCGGCGCATGCGGGCGGCCATCTCATCGACCACGCGGTTGTCGCCCGACTTCAGCAGCTCGGCCAGAGCGTCGTAGAGGTCGGACGGGCGGATGGGCTTGAAGGTATGGGCGTCGAAGTTGCGGGTGGAAATGGAGGCGAGCTCGTCGGCCCGGCCCATCTCGGTCAAGAGGACGAGTCGGGTGCGCTTGAGCATTTCGTCGGTGCGGATCGCCCGCGCCAAGGCAAACCCGTCCATGCGGGGCAGGTCCTGCTCGATCAGCACTGCCGGGATTGGGTCGCCCTTTTCCGCTGCTTGATAAAGGATGTCGAGCGCGGCGAGGCCGCCCGAGCAGAGCACAGGCACCGCATTCCAGCTGCGGAGGCGGTCGGCAATGTCGAGGCGCAAGGCTTCGTCGTGCTCCACCACCAGGATGGAGACGCCCACAAAATCGGTCTCCGGCGGGGCTTCCTCGTCGTGGGCCTGCTTCTGGAGGCGCACCCGGAACCAAAAGTCCGCGCCTTTGCCCTCTTCGCTGTCGACGCCGATTTCGCCCCCCATCAGCTCGGTCAGCTGCCGGCAAATGGCCAGCCCTAGCCCGGTGCCGCCGTAGTTGCGAGTGGTCGACGCATCGGCTTGCGTAAAGGCCTTGAACAAGCGCCCCTGCACTTCGAGCGGGATCCCGATGCCGGTGTCGCGCACGCAAAAGTGGATCAAGGCATCGTGCTCGGTCTCTTCGACCAGATCGGCTTCCACCTGGACGCTGCCGGCGGGGGTAAACTTGATGGCGTTGCCGGCGAGGTTGAGCAGGATCTGCCGCAGGCGACCGGCATCGCCGCGCAGGCGACCGGGCACCTCGGTGGCGGCCGAGCAGGAAAAGCGCAGGCTCTTCTCCGCCGCCTTGCCTCGCAGAAGGGCGGCGAGCTCGCTCATGAGCTTGCGCAGATCGAAGTCGAGCTCTTCCAGCTCGAGCATGCCGGATTCCACCTTGGAAAAGTCGAGAATGTCGTTGAGCAGCGCCATGAGCGATTCACCGCTGGACTGGATGGTTTCGGCGATCTGCCGCTGCTCTTCCGTCAGCCCCGGGGTGTCGAGCAGCAGGTGCGTCATGCCGATCACGCCGTTCATGGGGGTACGGATCTCGTGGCTCATGTTGGCGAGGAACTGGCTTTTGGCCTCGCTGGCCTGGTTGGCCTTTTCGGCCAGGCGCCGCAGTTCTTCGCGCTGGTTGACCATGTCGGTGACGTCCCAGTTGGTGCCGAGCATGCGGGTCGGATTGCCTTGGGCGTCGTGCTGCACCAGCGAAATGGCCCGCAGGTGGCGCTCGCACCCGTCGGGGGTCACGATGCGGAATTCAGTATCGAAGTCTGCGCCGCCCTCCTTGGCGCCGCTCACCTCGCGGACGGTGCGTTCGCGGTCTTCCGGGTGCAAACGCTCGACCCAGCCGTCGAAATGGGGGACGAGGGTTTCCGGCGTCAGCCCGTAGAGCTTGAACATCTGATCGTCCCAAGTCAGCCGATTGCCCCCACAGTCCCAGTCCCAGATCCCTACCCCGCCGATGCGCAGAGCCAGCGAGAGGCGTTCGCGGGTCTCGCGCAGGTGTTCTTCCAGGCGGCGGCGCTCGGTGATGTCTTCGATCTGGGAAACGAAGTGGACGGGGTTGCCCTCGCCGTCGCGAATCAGTGACACCGTGAGGTAGACCCACACGATATGCCCTTCGGCGTGGCGGTAGCGCTTCTCCATTTGGTAATGGGAGCGCTTGCCGTCGAGGGTTTCGTGCAAGAGGTCGAGGTCTTTCTCGAGGTCGTCCGGGTGGGTGATGTCCTGGAAAGTCAGGTTGACGAGCGTCTCCTTGTCGTAGCCCACGATGCGGCAGACGGAGGCGTTGACCTCGACCCAGCGGCCTGTGAGGTCGACCAGCGCCATGCCGATCCCGCTCGACTCAAAGGCTCCCCGAAAGCGGGCTTCGCTCTCGCGCAGGCGGTTCTCGAACTCGCGCCGCTCGGAGATGTCGCGCAGGGTGCCCATCAGCAGCAGCGGCGATCCGTCGGCCGCGCGCTGGAGGACTTTGCCGGAGTCGAGGATCCACTTGTAGGTGCCGTCCTTGCAGCGGACGCGCTGCTCGTTGACAAAGTTTTCCGTCTCTCCCGCGATGTGCCGGAGGACTTTGTCCATGCTTCGGGCGCTGTCCTCCGGGTGGACGAGTTGGGACCATTTGGCGACATCGTCTCCCAGGTCGTCCTCCGCGTAGCCGAGGAACTCGCGCCAGCGGTCGGAGATGGAGAGCTTGCCGGCCGGGAGGTCGAGCACCCAGAGGCCGTCGCCGCTGGACTCGAGGGCAAACTGCCAGCGCGCATCGCTGTCGAGCAGCGCCTGCTTCCATTTTTCGCGCTCTTCTACCTGCTGCGTGATCTCACGCAGGGCCAGCAGGCCGTGGCACAGGCTGCCTTCTTCGTCGCTCACGGCAGTTACCACGAGG
It encodes:
- a CDS encoding tRNA(His) guanylyltransferase Thg1 family protein; the protein is MTFDELDQRLRIYETADDYCVLPGIHIVVRLDGRSFTRLTKEVHQFEVPYDERFRDCMAATVEHLFTCGFKVLYGYTQSDEISLLLDPRDDLFGRKTRKIISVMAGEASARFSLSLGAIGVFDARISQLPRVQDVADYFRWRQEDAHRNSLNSHCYWLLRKEGQSVQDATNFLSGLSLAEKNEVLFQRGINYNNLPSWQKRGLGFYWEDTLKEGFNPKTGETVPTLRKRLKRDMELPLGDAYDAFIRGWLD
- a CDS encoding PAS domain S-box protein; protein product: MEISPRTLQVSTADLCNERILAALVASEVVSAVLNLEGEITAVSASMAGIFGQEASALVGHPLETLFDTTRLPWEWRKVVVALRQHARWEGEGCFLAPTGLRRCFALVVTAVSDEEGSLCHGLLALREITQQVEEREKWKQALLDSDARWQFALESSGDGLWVLDLPAGKLSISDRWREFLGYAEDDLGDDVAKWSQLVHPEDSARSMDKVLRHIAGETENFVNEQRVRCKDGTYKWILDSGKVLQRAADGSPLLLMGTLRDISERREFENRLRESEARFRGAFESSGIGMALVDLTGRWVEVNASVCRIVGYDKETLVNLTFQDITHPDDLEKDLDLLHETLDGKRSHYQMEKRYRHAEGHIVWVYLTVSLIRDGEGNPVHFVSQIEDITERRRLEEHLRETRERLSLALRIGGVGIWDWDCGGNRLTWDDQMFKLYGLTPETLVPHFDGWVERLHPEDRERTVREVSGAKEGGADFDTEFRIVTPDGCERHLRAISLVQHDAQGNPTRMLGTNWDVTDMVNQREELRRLAEKANQASEAKSQFLANMSHEIRTPMNGVIGMTHLLLDTPGLTEEQRQIAETIQSSGESLMALLNDILDFSKVESGMLELEELDFDLRKLMSELAALLRGKAAEKSLRFSCSAATEVPGRLRGDAGRLRQILLNLAGNAIKFTPAGSVQVEADLVEETEHDALIHFCVRDTGIGIPLEVQGRLFKAFTQADASTTRNYGGTGLGLAICRQLTELMGGEIGVDSEEGKGADFWFRVRLQKQAHDEEAPPETDFVGVSILVVEHDEALRLDIADRLRSWNAVPVLCSGGLAALDILYQAAEKGDPIPAVLIEQDLPRMDGFALARAIRTDEMLKRTRLVLLTEMGRADELASISTRNFDAHTFKPIRPSDLYDALAELLKSGDNRVVDEMAARMRRLQSCGARVLLAEDNHVNQAVACGILNRFGLRVDVVANGVEALESLASIPYDLVLMDVQMPELDGLEASRAIRLREKRSGCPKVPIVAMTAHARPEDREQCLQAGMDDYVAKPISPPELASVLDRWLCAQTAVQEAAAHRQPTAVPTRPLVDFDEVLNRMMRDEGLMEGVLNIALSESTHVMRQIQSAFNQRDFSKAAAYVHSLKGLAGNAGLAQLGHLAETMQTMLHEGREAQAVQIVPELATVHTATLRAIERFLDRPEV